A region of Nocardioides sp. JS614 DNA encodes the following proteins:
- a CDS encoding DUF4234 domain-containing protein: MTESNDSTPVSPQSASVPPPFGEATPAPAPAPAAPAYAGAAHAAPAAGPIGEVRSTGTCILLSIVTLGIYTWFWYYKTHDEMKRHTGEGIGGGIALILAIFVGIVSPFLSSNEVGKLYERRGQQAPVTAATGLWFLLLGWLFLVGAIVWFVKTNNALNEYWKSVGAQA; the protein is encoded by the coding sequence ATGACCGAGAGCAACGACTCCACCCCTGTCAGCCCGCAGAGCGCATCCGTTCCGCCGCCCTTCGGCGAGGCCACGCCTGCTCCCGCGCCGGCGCCGGCCGCCCCGGCGTACGCCGGGGCGGCCCACGCGGCCCCCGCCGCCGGCCCGATCGGTGAGGTCCGCAGCACCGGGACCTGCATCCTGCTCAGCATCGTGACCCTGGGGATCTACACCTGGTTCTGGTACTACAAGACCCACGACGAGATGAAGCGGCACACGGGTGAGGGCATCGGCGGCGGGATCGCGCTGATCCTGGCGATCTTCGTCGGCATCGTGAGCCCGTTCCTGTCCTCCAACGAGGTCGGCAAGCTCTACGAGCGCCGCGGCCAGCAGGCCCCGGTCACCGCGGCCACCGGCCTGTGGTTCCTGCTGCTGGGCTGGCTGTTCCTCGTCGGCGCGATCGTGTGGTTCGTCAAGACCAACAACGCGCTCAACGAGTACTGGAAGTCGGTCGGCGCCCAGGCCTGA